The Flavivirga eckloniae genomic interval TTTTGTCAATTTTCTATTTAGTATTGTGTCTTTTTGTTTGGTTAGTATTATTTGAGATACATAATCGTGATAAATCCCTTTGTAATTTCCATTTACAGCTACAATTGAACTATCATTTAATGAGTAAGTTTTCAATTCAAGTTGATGTAAATCATTCCCAATTCTCACTTCTTGATTGTTTCTAATTGTGTCAAAATCAGTTTGCCAATAAACAACTGTTGTATCTGGCGTTTTTATATCTGTTTTGGATTCTGGTTTAGATTCTTTTTTATTGGATTTTTTTTGATCGCAACTCAATAAAATTGAAAGTGTAAATATTAAAATCAGAAGTTTTTTCATTTCTTTTTTCAACTGTTTGGTGACTTTGAATATAACAAACGTCACTTGCCTAAAGGACAGCTATGTTTTGTTTATAGTGTTAGTATTTTTACTTTTTCAATTTTTTCCTCAATTTGGACAACTCTTTCATTCCAATATATTTGGGCATTTCGAGCATCATATTTAGGTTTCTTTTTTGAACCTTTTTTCATTTCTTTTGGAATACGATAGAGAAAGGTTGCATTTTGATATTCATCTTTAGCAATATCACATTGTATTTCTGGATCTTTTTTTCTTTGCGCCCAAAAGTGTTGATGTTCTAAATAATGTTCTTTTATTTTTTCGAAATAATTAATTAAAGCTTTTGAGTCGTTTGGTATATAACCAGGTCCACTGCAACCACAAGAATGAAACGTAATTCCAACTTTATATAATGTGGATATATGATTCCACGCTTTTATATCTGTTTTCTTGGGAGATTCAAAATCCAATCCCATATTAGCCATTAAACTACTGCATTCTGGGCATTTCGCTGGTGATTCTTTTTCATCCTTACTTTGTCCTCCATTAATATCACTCAGCAACCTTCTTTTAAATGTTTTTCTACAATTAAAACAGGCATAATGAGATTTATAAGTTGTCATTGCGTATCGACACATAGCTCAAATTTATTATTATGATACCCTTTCTGATAAATTAATGCCTATCAACTACTTATTTATAATGAAATTAGCATAATAGATACCTTGGTGATTCATAAAAGTATCATCTTTTATATTCAGGTCTAATCTTCCTCCTTCAAAATTCGTTGCGGGCAATCCTAATTCTTGATAAATACATGCCGTAGCTGCAAAGTCCCATATACTTCCCCCACCGTTTTCTTTTTTAGGAAGCTTTAGCATACATGCCGGACCATTTTCCAGCACAAGAATGCCATTTAATACTGCACCCGAACCAGCAATTTCTTTTACCCCATTTAAACCCAATCGCTCTACATTTTCATTTAATAATCTTTCTATTTCGGCTGCTTGGTGTGTATCCTTTAATTTCC includes:
- a CDS encoding DUF4738 domain-containing protein, producing MKKLLILIFTLSILLSCDQKKSNKKESKPESKTDIKTPDTTVVYWQTDFDTIRNNQEVRIGNDLHQLELKTYSLNDSSIVAVNGNYKGIYHDYVSQIILTKQKDTILNRKLTKKAFKDSLNTEFYKLCVLTEIEYDGIRSNRLFFKGSLNVPDTDWVIGNDFGVFYQTKKKNQIDSWDYEDIGL